The genomic stretch AGCCAGATCGCGGAAGGCGCGAGGGGAAGCAGCAGCCCCGTGGCCGTCAGCCAGGCGGTGGCGACCACGAGCCGGCGGTGCGCCGGGGCGCGGTGCCGGCGCAGCCCGTAGAGCCATCCGGAGAACAGCCCGCTGAGGCTGCAGGCGGCCATGATCGGCGCGGCCGCGCCGGGCATGCCGTGTTCGACGGCGAAGGCGCTCACCGAGACCCCCATGGTGCCGAAGTACAGCCCGATGGCCAGGTTGAGCGCGGCCAGGAGGAGGAAGGCCGGCCGCAGCAGGGTCCGCCCGGGGCGGGCGTGTACGGCGTGTGCAGCGTGGTCGGCGCGGTCGGTGGGCGCGGCGCGTTCGACGTGCTCGCGGGCGGGCGGCGGCTCGGTGTGGCGCTGGGCGGCCAGCGCCGCACCCCCGCCGACGATCAGGGCCGCGGCGATGGTGCTGGCCAGCGTCGTGTCACCGACCGCGCCGAGCGCGGTGACCAGGACGGGGCCGAAGAGGAAGGCGGTGGCGTTGGCCAGCGATTCCAGGGAGAAGGCGGTGGGCAGCTCGTCCGCTCGCCGCTCGCGCAGCAGATGCGCCCAGCGGGCGGCGGAGAGGGCTCCGAACTGGGGGATGGTCGCGCCGGCGCAGGTGGCGGCGGCGATGGCCGCCGTGGCAGTGGTGGACGCGAGGACGCCCGCGATGGCGGCGCCGTGGGCGAGGAGGCAGAACGGCAGGACGCGGGTCTGCCCGAACCGGTCGATCAGGCGGGCCACATGAGGCCCGATCAGGGCTTCGGCGAGGGCAAAGCCGGCAGCGGCCAGGCCGGCGGTGCCGTAGGAGCCGGTGCGGGCGTGCAGCAGCCAGACCAGGCCGAGACCGGTCATGGCGATGCCGACGCGGCCCACGGCAGCGGTGAGGAAGAAGGCGGCGGCACCGGGGGTGCGCAGCAGGGGACTGTAGCCGGATGCGGTGGACGGCATGGGTGTCCTTCATCGCCGCCGGCGGGGCGGGCCACCTTGGGTCGCCGGCGCCTGGCACCCCCGCCGGGGGTGCGATGAAATGAATGGTGCGACCCGTGGCCCGCCGGGGGACGTCCAGGACTGCGGGAGGACGGGACACGCGCCCTCACCGCCGCCCCCGATCACCGGGCGGAGGAGAAACGTCAGGCCCGGGCCAAGGCGGGTCCGGGCGGCTTCGACGAAGATAGCAGGATCCGGCAGGGTTTGCCGGGGCTCTACCTCCGGCGAGCTTCGAGCGCATCCAGAATCAGGTCCAGGCCGTAGCCGAACTCGCTCGTGTGGTCGTAGCCCGGCCGCAGGGCGTGGTCGACGATCATCTCTGTGAGGTACGGCAACTCGTCCGCCGGCAGGTGCTCGAGGATGCTGCCGGCCACTTCCTCGACATCGTCCGGCGTCGTCACCGGCAGGTTCGCCTCCTGGAGGACGAACCCGGCGATGTAGCTGTCGATGAGCGAGACAGCGTGCGCGGCCATCGGCAGCGTGAACCCCGCCTCCCGGAGGACGCCGAGGACGGCGTCGTGGTGGCGTAGCGTCGCCGGCCCCGGGTTATGACGGGAGTCCATGAGGCCGAGAGCCCAGCTGTGCTGCGACAGGACCGCACGTGCAGAGGAGGCGCGCGCACGGATCGCGTCGCGCCAATCGTCGCACTCGACACGGGGTAGCTTGATCGCCGCGAACACCATGTCGACCACGCCGTCGAGGATCGCGTCCTTGTTCGGTACGTGGTGGTAGAGCGACATCGCCTCCACGCCCAGTTCCTGCGCCACCCGACGCATCGTGATCGCCTCCACGCCGCCGCGATCCGCGACCCGGATCGCGGCTTCCAGCACGAGACCTCTGCTGAGTGGTTGTGATGGTCGTGACACGACGGCTCCGGGATGCGCGGATTGACAACCTTACAAGCGTAAGCCAACCTTACATCTGTAAGCCGCCTTACTGGTGTAAGTCCTCTCGGGTCGGCATCAGCTGAGGGCTCGGCGAACGTCCGACCTACAATGCGCCCCCCAGGGCGAGAGAAGGAGATCCCGATGCCGATGCCGAAGTGGTGGGGGCATGTGAACAAGAGGGTGTTCAACCCTCGCGCGATCGCCGGCGGGAAGTGGCCGGTGCTGATTCACGTCGGTCGCATTTCCGGCGCGACGTACCGCACGCCGCTCGATGCGCATCCTGTCGACGGCGGCTACCTGTTCGTTCTGGTTTATGGATCGCGCTCGGACTGGGTGCAGAACGTCCTGGCAGCCGAAGGTGCGCGGCTCTGGGTCGACGAAAGGGAGGTGGAACTCGCCTCCCCACGCCTCGTCGGGGAAGACGAGGCGTTCCAGGCCCTCCCCGATGAGGTGGCACGCCCACCGAAGCTGCTCCGCATCACCGAGTTCCTCCGCATGGACCTGGTCACAGGCTGACGCTTGCCGCACCCTCCGGATCGCTCATCGGGTGGCGCCTCTCGGTGTTCCGCCGCGAGGTATCGCTGACGGCGACCGATGCCGCCCGCCCCTACGACCTGGCCGAACTGGATCGGCCGCGTGGACCCGGCCGCCCCTCCGCTGTCAGGCGGCTGATGGAAGAGACCAAAGCGCTCACCGCCGATGACGTCACCTTCCAAGCCCGCCTCCGCCTCGACACCCCGCGCGAGGCTGACTACTACCGGCACGGCGGGATCATGCCCTATGTCCTGCGCGGCCTGCTCGCGGTGTAAGGAGGCCCGTCACCAAACGCATTAGTCTGAGTCCGGGACGACCCGGACGGAGGCGGACGCAGATGAGTGAGACCGATCCGCACATCCACGTCGAGCAGAAGGTGATGCAGGCCGGTGCCGCCTACCGCAACCTGATCGCGTCGACGTTGGGTGCTGTGCCCGACGCACCGAGTGTCGTCACCACCGGTTGCGGACTCCAGGTGCCCTATGCGATGACCTCGTCTCGTCCGGAAAGCGTCACCTGCCTCGCCTGCCGGGAACACGCTCACCAGGAGCACCTGCGCTTCGCCGAGCAGGTGGAGCGCCTGAGCCGGTGGCCCGGCGCGCCCGTCACCGGCGACGAGGCGGCCAAGGCCGCGCAGTGGGCCCGGGACCTCGCGCAGAGGTTCTCCGGTTAGTGGGATGCCGGGCGCCTGATCAGTCGAGGCAGAACTCGTTGCCCTCGGGGTCGGCCATCATGATGTGACCGGCGCCGAGCGGAGGAGCGGGCTCGTAGCGCTGGAGCCGGGTGGCGCCGTGGGAGACGAGCCGCTCGGCCTCCGCCTCCAGGGCCGCCATCCGAGCCTCGCCCTCGAGCCCGGGCGCGGCCCGCACGTCGAGGTGCACGCGGTTCTTGGCCTGCTTGCCCTCCGGCACCCGCTGGAAGAACAGCCGTGGCCGCGAGCCCTCGGGGTCGACCACCGCCGAGGCGTCGTTGCGGTTCTCGGGCGGCACGCCCATCGCCTCCAGGGCCTGCTCCCACGACTCGAAGCCCTTGGGCGGGTCCTGCAGCGGGTAGCCGAGGGCTTCGGCCCAGAAGGCCGACAGTCCGGCCGGGTCGGCGCAGTCGAAGGTGATCTGGACGTCGCGGGCCATCTCAGCTCGCCTCCTGTCGGGTCTGCTGGTGGGTGTGCAGGTAGAGGTCGCGCAGCAGGCACACCTCGGCCAGATGGTGGATCAGCTCGCGGTTGATGTGCAGGACCAGCGCTGCCAGAGGACGCTCGGCGTGCTCTCCCTCCGCCTTCCCGGACGGGCGGGCGAGGCCGGTTTCGCCGAGGGATTCGACCCCGGCCAGCCACGTGGCGTACTCCGCGTCGAGCTGGGCCAGCGCCGCGGTTGCGGTCGGGGCGTACTCGAACGAGTAGTAGTCGGTGGGCGCGCGACCGAAGTGCGCGGCGTTGCGCATCGCGAGCACGCCGACGATCACGTGTCCGAGTCGCCAGGCGATCGTGGTGAACGGTGGCGGGTCGGGCACCGGCATCGCGAAGTCGATGGTCATCGCGCCGGCCCCGGCCTGCACCGGTGCGGTGCCGGTGCCGCGCGGGCGCACGCTCCAGCAGCCGGGCGCCGGTTCCCAGAAGTACTCGTCGTCGGTGAGCCCGTCGAGCCGATCGCGCAGCTGGCTGGTCCAGTGCCAGGCGAGCTGCTCTCGGAGCAGAGGGTTCCAAGTCTGGTCGGTCATGATTCCACCCTGCCGCCAATACCGGACAGGATCGTTCCGTGATGTGTGAAACGATGACCGCGTGACCGTCGAGGCGACCACCGAGCGGGTGCTGCGGATGCTGGCGCTGCTGCAGCGCCGGCCGTCCTGGACCGCCACCGAGCTCGCCGCCGAGCTGGGAGTCACCGACCGCTCGGTGCGCCGCGACGTGGAGCGGCTGCGCGCGCTCGGCTACCCCGTGCACGCGTCGCCGGGCGTCGGCGGCGGCTACCAGCTCGGCGCGG from Nonomuraea polychroma encodes the following:
- a CDS encoding nitroreductase family deazaflavin-dependent oxidoreductase, with the translated sequence MPMPKWWGHVNKRVFNPRAIAGGKWPVLIHVGRISGATYRTPLDAHPVDGGYLFVLVYGSRSDWVQNVLAAEGARLWVDEREVELASPRLVGEDEAFQALPDEVARPPKLLRITEFLRMDLVTG
- a CDS encoding MFS transporter — protein: MPSTASGYSPLLRTPGAAAFFLTAAVGRVGIAMTGLGLVWLLHARTGSYGTAGLAAAGFALAEALIGPHVARLIDRFGQTRVLPFCLLAHGAAIAGVLASTTATAAIAAATCAGATIPQFGALSAARWAHLLRERRADELPTAFSLESLANATAFLFGPVLVTALGAVGDTTLASTIAAALIVGGGAALAAQRHTEPPPAREHVERAAPTDRADHAAHAVHARPGRTLLRPAFLLLAALNLAIGLYFGTMGVSVSAFAVEHGMPGAAAPIMAACSLSGLFSGWLYGLRRHRAPAHRRLVVATAWLTATGLLLPLAPSAIWLGAAVVMTEAAVPPTLVLLNVLTEKAVHPRALTQAFTWNNSASAAGSALAASLAGRAADGLGASAALALAPAAGLVLLVLALSLSFAARVSAAGPSTRRESGSGDRTAT
- a CDS encoding DinB family protein; translated protein: MTDQTWNPLLREQLAWHWTSQLRDRLDGLTDDEYFWEPAPGCWSVRPRGTGTAPVQAGAGAMTIDFAMPVPDPPPFTTIAWRLGHVIVGVLAMRNAAHFGRAPTDYYSFEYAPTATAALAQLDAEYATWLAGVESLGETGLARPSGKAEGEHAERPLAALVLHINRELIHHLAEVCLLRDLYLHTHQQTRQEAS
- a CDS encoding VOC family protein; protein product: MARDVQITFDCADPAGLSAFWAEALGYPLQDPPKGFESWEQALEAMGVPPENRNDASAVVDPEGSRPRLFFQRVPEGKQAKNRVHLDVRAAPGLEGEARMAALEAEAERLVSHGATRLQRYEPAPPLGAGHIMMADPEGNEFCLD
- a CDS encoding TetR/AcrR family transcriptional regulator, producing the protein MLEAAIRVADRGGVEAITMRRVAQELGVEAMSLYHHVPNKDAILDGVVDMVFAAIKLPRVECDDWRDAIRARASSARAVLSQHSWALGLMDSRHNPGPATLRHHDAVLGVLREAGFTLPMAAHAVSLIDSYIAGFVLQEANLPVTTPDDVEEVAGSILEHLPADELPYLTEMIVDHALRPGYDHTSEFGYGLDLILDALEARRR